CCGACGTCAAGCGCATGCTGCTGTCGATGCGGGCGCGGCTGGTGGCGATGCGCGCGCTGCTGTACACCGCCGCGGGCTGGTTCGACCGTGCCCGCCACCATCCCGACCCCGAGGTCGCGGGCCGCTGCCGGCGCTACGTCGACCTGCTGATGCCGGTGGCCAAGGGCTGGTGTACCGAAGTCGGCAACGAGATCTGCGATGACGCCATCCAGGTCTTCGGCGGCATGGGCTTCGTCGAGGAGACCGGGATCGCGCAGTTCTTCCGCGATGCCCGCATCATCACCATCTACGAAGGCACCACCGGCATCCAGGGCAACGACCTCGTCGGGCGCAAGATCCTGCGCGAGAACGGCGAGACCCTGCGCGAGCTGCTCGCCGAGCTGCGCACCACCCTGGAGGCGCTGCGCGCGGACGGCAGCCTGGGCGAGATCGCCGACGGCTTCGCCGACACCATCGACGCCCTCGAAGGGGCGGCGGACTGGATTCTCGCCAACGGCCGCGAGCAGCCCGCCGACGTGCTCGCCGGCGCGGTGCCTTTCCTGATGCTGCTCGGCACGGTGTGCGGCGGCTGGCAGCTGGCGCGGGTCGCGCTCGCGGCCCGGGAGCGGCTGGAGAGGGCCGGCGGCGGGGTGGGCGAGGGGGCGGGCGACGGGTTGGGCGACGGGTTGGGCGAGACTCACGACCCGATCTATCTGCGCAGTCTGATCGAACTCACCCGTTTCTACTTCGCCACTATCGGCCCCCAGGCCGCAGCCCACGCCACCACCGTGCGCGAAGCGGGCGGCGCACTGGCGCGCTTCCCGGAAAGCGCGTTCTGATCCGCCGGCGGAGGCGCCCTCGGACCGCCCGGTCCGGGGGCGTTTTTACGCTCAAAAAGTTTGCACAAAACTAATTTGTTAGAATGTAGGCCTCGGGAACGGACAGGAAGTTCAATGTGTGGCATTGCAGGTGAGTTGAGATTCGACGGCCAGGCCCCCGATCTGGCCGCGCTGGCGCGGATGAATGCGCAGCAGACCCGGCGCGGACCGGATGGGGGTGGGGTGTATGCCCAGGGCAGCCAGGCCTGGGGGCATCGCCGGCTGAAGATCATGGATCTGTCCGAGTCGGCGCAGCAGCCGATGTTCGATCCCGCGCTCGGCCTGGGCATCGTGTTCAACGGCGCGATCTACAACCATCCCGAACTGCGCCGCGAGCTCGAGGGCAAGGGCTATTCGTTCTACTCGCACGGCGATACCGAGGTGCTGCTGAAGGCCTACCACGCCTGGGGCGAGGACTTCGTCGCTCGGGTAAACGGCATGTTCGCCTTCGCCCTCTGGGAGCGTGACAGCGGCCGCGTGCTGCTCGGCCGTGACCGCCTCGGCATCAAGCCGCTGTATTACGCGCCGATCGACGGCGGGCTGCGCTTCGCCTCCGCGCTGCCGGCGCTGCTCGCCGCGGGGGGCGTGGACACCGCGATCGACCCGGCGGCGCTCAACTATTACCTGTCCTTCCACGCCGTGGTGCCTGCGCCCCACACCCTGCTCGCCGGCGTGCGCAAGCTCGCCCCGGGCACGCTGATGCGCATCGAGGCCGACGGTCGGCGCAGCGAGCGCCGCTTCTGGTCGCTGGAGTACGCTCGCGACGCCGCCGATGAGGGGCGCAGCTTCGAGGAGTGGACCGAGGTCCTGCTCGAGGCCCTGCGTGGCGCGGTGCGGCGCCGCCTGGTGGCGGACGTGCCGGTCGGCGCGCTGCTGTCGGGCGGCGTCGACTCCAGCCTGATCGTCGGCCTGATGGCCGAAGCCGGGGTCAAGGAGCTGCGCACCTACAACGTCGGTTTCGAGGATGTCGGCGGCGAGAAGGGCAACGAATTCGAATATGCCGACATCGTCGCGGGCGAATTCGGCACCGTGCACGAACGGATCTTCGTCCCCGAGCGCGAGCTGCTGACCCGCCTGCCCGAGGCGGTGGCGGCGATGAACGAGCCGATGGTCAGCCACGACTGCATCGGCTTCTACCTGCTCGCCGAGGCGGTCAGCCGCCACACCAAGGTGGTGCAGAGCGGGCAGGGCGCGGACGAGGTCTTCGGCGGCTACCACTGGTATCCGAAGCTCGCCGGCAGCGCCGATCCGGTGGCCGACTACCTCGCCGCCTTCCGCGACCGCGATTTCGCCGAGTATTCGCGCGTGGTCGGTGCGCAGTGGCAGGGCGTCGATGCGAGTGCGGCCTACGTCGCCGCCAGCTTCAACGCGCCCGGCGCCGACGATCCGGTGGAGAAGGCGCTGCGCCTGGACACCACGGTGATGCTCGTCGACGACCCGGTGAAGCGCGTCGACAACATGACGATGGCTTTCGGCCTGGAAGCGCGCGTGCCTTTCCTCGACCACGAGCTGGTCGAGC
The window above is part of the Thauera aromatica K172 genome. Proteins encoded here:
- a CDS encoding N-acetylglutaminylglutamine amidotransferase; this encodes MCGIAGELRFDGQAPDLAALARMNAQQTRRGPDGGGVYAQGSQAWGHRRLKIMDLSESAQQPMFDPALGLGIVFNGAIYNHPELRRELEGKGYSFYSHGDTEVLLKAYHAWGEDFVARVNGMFAFALWERDSGRVLLGRDRLGIKPLYYAPIDGGLRFASALPALLAAGGVDTAIDPAALNYYLSFHAVVPAPHTLLAGVRKLAPGTLMRIEADGRRSERRFWSLEYARDAADEGRSFEEWTEVLLEALRGAVRRRLVADVPVGALLSGGVDSSLIVGLMAEAGVKELRTYNVGFEDVGGEKGNEFEYADIVAGEFGTVHERIFVPERELLTRLPEAVAAMNEPMVSHDCIGFYLLAEAVSRHTKVVQSGQGADEVFGGYHWYPKLAGSADPVADYLAAFRDRDFAEYSRVVGAQWQGVDASAAYVAASFNAPGADDPVEKALRLDTTVMLVDDPVKRVDNMTMAFGLEARVPFLDHELVELAARIPVRHKLAHGGKGVLKEAARKLIPAAVIDRPKGYFPVPALKYLQGPVLERVRDALSSRAARERGLFRQDYVDLLLADPSAHITPLRGSKLWQLGLLEWWLQTHLG